One stretch of Narcine bancroftii isolate sNarBan1 chromosome 8, sNarBan1.hap1, whole genome shotgun sequence DNA includes these proteins:
- the slc25a5 gene encoding ADP/ATP translocase 2, which translates to MATDKIVSFAKDFLAGGVAAAISKTAVAPIERVKLLLQVQHASKQISAEMQYKGIIDCVVRIPREQGFLSFWRGNLANVIRYFPTQALNFAFKDVYKQIFLGGIDKRQFWRYFAGNLASGGAAGATSLCFVYPLDFARTRLAADVGKSAAEREFSGLGNCLAKIFKSDGMRGLYQGFNVSVQGIIIYRAAYFGIYDTAKGMLPDPKNTHIVISWMIAQTVTAVAGVTSYPFDTVRRRMMMQSGRKGADIMYKGTVDCWRKILRDEGGSAFFKGAWSNVLRGMGGAFVLVLYDEFKKFV; encoded by the exons ATGGCAACGGACAAGATTGTGAGTTTCGCCAAGGATTTCCTGGCGGGCGGCGTGGCTGCTGCCATCTCCAAGACGGCCGTGGCTCCCATCGAGAGAGTGAAGCTGCTGCTCCAG GTGCAACATGCAAGCAAGCAGATCTCAGCAGAAATGCAGTACAAAGGGATCATTGACTGTGTTGTACGCATCCCACGAGAGCAAGGTTTTCTCTCCTTCTGGCGTGGGAATTTGGCTAATGTCATCAGGTACTTTCCCACCCAGGCTTTGAATTTTGCTTTCAAAGATGTGTACAAACAGATCTTCCTTGGCGGCATTGACAAGAGACAGTTCTGGCGTTATTTTGCTGGTAACCTGGCTTCTGGCGGTGCTGCTGGTGCTACGTCCCTATGCTTCGTCTACCCGCTTGACTTCGCCCGAACACGCCTGGCGGCTGACGTGGGAAAGTCTGCAGCGGAGAGGGAGTTCTCCGGTCTGGGCAACTGTCTTGCCAAAATCTTCAAATCCGATGGTATGAGGGGGCTTTACCAGGGCTTCAACGTGTCTGTCCAAGGCATCATCATTTACAGAGCTGCGTACTTTGGCATCTACGATACTGCCAAAG GAATGCTTCCAGATCCAAAGAACACCCACATTGTGATCAGTTGGATGATTGCTCAGACTGTAACAGCCGTAGCTGGTGTGACTTCCTACCCCTTTGATACTGTTCGTCGTCGTATGATGATGCAGTCTGGGCGAAAAGGAG CTGATATCATGTACAAAGGAACAGTTGACTGCTGGAGGAAGATTTTGCGTGATGAGGGTGGCAGTGCTTTCTTCAAGGGTGCCTGGTCCAATGTGCTGAGAGGCATGGGTGGTGCTTTTGTGTTGGTCTTGTATGATGAATTCAAGAAGTTTGTGTAA